A portion of the Oncorhynchus keta strain PuntledgeMale-10-30-2019 unplaced genomic scaffold, Oket_V2 Un_contig_4759_pilon_pilon, whole genome shotgun sequence genome contains these proteins:
- the LOC127924925 gene encoding paralemmin-3-like translates to MDEAEKYQQRLQAITEKRRLQEEQERAKREMEEERLRLQQLKRKSLRDQWLMDGPSSPTSSEPRSPLWGSQAQEMEQHIDKLQTESRRLTEEEEKLEQQMEDGRANAAVVVVEATAEADQAVILENGQEEVEAESVLGTVEAALLERAEILTNGRGEGEGQAATHNASEEGGLHNGTNGPVTVVPEDGAITMTFLGFTETEPGEAPVIEEGGLIMMRAERVIINDEGDELANDLSSTGQEQEVDSAASNQRSESPEEGGIEEAKPETTPEESSEVAKETETEADTVTRDLGEGQMDPVTRDLGEGQMDPVTRDLGEGQMDIVTRDLGEGQMDTVIGDLGEGQMDPVTRDLGEGQMDPVTRDLGEGQMDIVTRDLGEGQMDIVIGDLGEGQMDIVTRDLGEGQMDTVIGDLGEGQMDIVIGDLGEGQMDIVIGDLGEGQMDTVIGDLGEGQMEGVGNSGGEEEAQPVEEAPVSDLQAPDGVGAAVPVYSETLLTPRPDAEGEAAGEPAEGDVEVKTEVEVEGEEEASVAPESAILPGGQFLEVSLVEPRTEPEQEPLLFPSKAQTLALGEQAPAAPETLTATRGEAEGGVDVAPKRKTCQCCSVM, encoded by the exons ATGGACGAGGCAGAGAAGTACCAACAGAGACTGCAGGCGATCACT gagaAGCGTCGTCtgcaggaggaacaggagagggccaagagggagatggaggaggagcggCTGAGGCTACAGCAGCtcaag AGGAAGTCTCTTAGAGACCAGTGGCTGATGGACGGCCCCTCTTCCCCCACATCCTCAGAGCCTCGTTCCCCGCTGTGGGGCTCCCAGGCCCAGGAGATGGAGCAACACATAGACAA gttgcAGACAGAGAGTCGACGGTtaacggaggaggaggagaagctgGAGCAGCAGATGGAAGATGGCCGAGct AATgcagcggtggtggtggtggaggctaCAGCAG AAGCAGACCAAGCAGTTATCTTGGAGAATGGACAGGAAGAAGTAGAGGCTGAATCCG TTTTAGGAACAGTTGAGGCAGCACTATTGGAACGAGCTGAGATCCTCAccaatgggagaggagagggggaggggcaagCTGCTACCCACAATGCATCAGAGGAGGGCGGACTGCACAACGGCACCAACGGTCCAGTGACGGTCGTCCCTGAAGATGGTGCCATTACCATGACGTTCCTGGGGTTCACGGAGACGGAGCCAGGCGAGGCTCCGGTAATCGAAGAAGGCGGACTGATCATGATGCGAGCGGAGCGAGTGATTATCAATGACGAGGGAGACGAGCTGGCAAATGATCTTTCCTCTACGGGTCAGGAACAGGAAGTTGACTCGGCTGCGTCCAATCAGAGGTCAGAATCTCCTGAGGAAGGAGGAATTGAGGAGGCGAAACCAGAGACAACTCCTGAAGAGTCCTCAGAAGTAGCAaaagagactgagacagaggcaGACACAGTAACTAGAGATTtaggagaaggacagatggacCCCGTAACTAGAGATTtaggagaaggacagatggacCCCGTAACTAGAGATTtaggagaaggacagatggacatAGTAACTAGAGATTtaggagaaggacagatggacaCAGTAATAGGAGATTtaggagaaggacagatggacCCCGTAACTAGAGATTtaggagaaggacagatggacCCCGTAACTAGAGATTtaggagaaggacagatggacatAGTAACTAGAGATTtaggagaaggacagatggacatAGTAATAGGAGATTtaggagaaggacagatggacatAGTAACTAGAGATTtaggagaaggacagatggacaCAGTAATAGGAGATTtaggagaaggacagatggacatAGTAATAGGAGATTtaggagaaggacagatggacatAGTAATAGGAGATTtaggagaaggacagatggacaCAGTAATAGGAGATTtaggagaaggacagatggaGGGTGTGGGAAACagtggtggagaggaagaggcacAGCCAGTAGAGGAAGCTCCTGTGTCTGACTTGCAGGCCCCAGATGGCGTTGGGGCTGCCGTTCCCGTCTACTCTGAGACCTTACTCACCCCCAGGCCCGACGCAGAGGGAGAGGCTGCAGGCGAGCCGGCAGAGGGCGATGTGGAAGTGAAGACTGAAGTGGAAGTCgagggggaagaggaggcctCGGTGGCCCCAGAATCAGCCATCCTCCCTGGGGGCCAGTTCCTGGAGGTGTCCCTAGTGGAGCCCCGGACTGAGCCAGAGCAGGAGCCCCTGCTGTTCCCATCCAAGGCCCAGACCCTGGCCTTGGGGGAGCAGGCTCCAGCTGCCCCAGAGACACTGACCGCTACCAGGGGAGAGGCGGAGGGAGGGGTCGATGTGGCTCCCAAACGCAAGACCTGCCAGTGCTGCTCTGTCATGTGA